A single window of Buteo buteo chromosome 15, bButBut1.hap1.1, whole genome shotgun sequence DNA harbors:
- the PHF3 gene encoding PHD finger protein 3 isoform X1, whose protein sequence is MDIVDTFNHLIPTEHLDDALFLGSNLENEVCEDFSASQNVLEDSLKNMLSDKDPMLGSASAQFCLPVLDSNDPNFQMPCSTVIGLDDIMDEEGVKESGNDTIEDDELVLPNRNLRSRCEEPSLTSPRKSPRLMAQEPVRSLRQSTLAKRSNVAPLVNTKKSSVKSGSAPKTGQKQEKSPAKEGDVAAPLKEQPKEVRRSTRRSGQIEGTAAAVTASQSNKKCLPGPEEVKEIKSETFELAKVEETSQELSCANLAEACSPPGETKEITEVATKTESGNFESVCSVSADTEITAVKNEANDVIDSMGSETSLEEKTENKTEELEKKTEEHDQSGVTGKANDPSSACVNASEICKTFSNLSSSVEEGVDCSLGSHNVEVPDENTLSVKECITEPVDDDQGVEKTVTSSEKLLDSTEFDNKDLKSKEFTYTDPGNSISENTVSDQTSPNVQQQISGTKVEGPEASKFQEDDKQISISSKCEKNVRPRHSKSLIQDKQNLTAGTRQKSGTVQQEIMRSRTRAGLTVSGLHSPSSASLKRNADEQESHQHPNNPVKIRKKQSDLGLKAKSCVPGITVKKQTNTMLKKIPRVQASGQVQKSSIQRASEKSPTHQSCSKDTHHSVHSLSGHVSNLGQKQAPQGQKHQLATVLKTNSSTKEEAETKDPPVVEHVKEDDKEKNKSKRIDKNLQPRQRRSSKSLSLDEPPLFIPDNISTVKREGLEHTSASESKYVWVPNKQCGFCKKPHGNRFMVGCGRCDDWFHGDCVGLSLSQAQQMGEEDKEYVCVKCCAEEDKKMECFDQSVPDTQVKLEIHREEKAMECEKLGTSKQTPTCNLNVPTEKTKQTEDVGKHKVKIFRRESGDGKNLSDSRDLDTKKGQHVPARKGSQTAVIPRRSPEDKNEKISKESLSVVERSTKSGVHEKQEIKKKKNEKGSISATHLPAVPASKPSADQIRQSVKQSLKEILMKRLTDSSLKIPEERAAKVATRIERELFSFFRDTDSKYKNKYRSLMFNLKDPKNNILFKKVLKGEVTPDHLIKMSPEELASKELAAWRQRENRHTIEMIEKEQREVERRPITKITHKGEIEIESETPIKEQEEVMEIQEPNVKLFEKSEEADKDKEVNESASPDTTSQHKNHLFDLNCKICIGRMAPPTDDLSAKKVKVSVGVARKQSDNEAESIADALSSTSSILASELLEDDKQDSSKSSFTPLPKSETPGTVECESLFLARLNFIWKGFINMPSVAKFVIKAYPVSGSFEYLTEDLPDSIQVGGRISPHTVWEYVEKIKASGTKEICVVRFTPVTEEDQISYALLFAYFSSRKRYGVAANNMKQVKDLYLIPLGSSDKVPHHLVPFDGPGIEIHRPNLLLGLIIRQKMKRQITAVASVTSSFVDEASESTLSNLPPEKKSKPNKPEVSHHELALEEEEENDFFNSFTTVLHKQRNKPQQSNIEDVPAVIEPLVESTKHEPPKPLRFLPGVLVGWENQPSTLELANKPLPVDDILQSLLGTTGQAYEHSKSEVSPSEDIPLLNEQATLREENMDVADVTTEGSEAKTGLDDPQESTNAAVTVDAAAVGTSGSARSAASLIGLSLKGKPPDVSTEAFLANLSAQSQNKETEESKENDPKRQLTDKDNVAQEVRRTTNSSFSSSSSNAGKKPNENNVNVGSAEGTTANTSKSPPFINLKRDPRQAAGRSQQTNASENKEGDVSRNEDRQNASGNDQVEPENKQSSGEVGLNLYQGDAQTSEMQYSSAAAKADNTVASQVEDAKHSQEDALMQNIETVNSFRRGPAATSSHFETENSSRAEFISKVPSPIPSGSFSSVRPPQQNFQHPKSNPPGFQFQAPAPHNFPPQNNPMFGFPPHLPPPLLPPPGFGFPQNPMMPWPPVAHLSGQPPHYAGPIAQGLPVAHKQSRFLGPENFFQSKDSRRPERRHSDPWGRQEQHLERGFSRGKNDQHRQRFYSESHHQKKDRHEKEWNNEKYWEQDSERNRRRDRNQEKERERKSREEGQRDKERLRSPHSDRAADGKSPRETRNPEKKTEKPKSEDQAHEKDKEREKSKEKHRERESEKNRERHRDHSDRTKSKR, encoded by the exons ttattgGTCTTGATGATATTATGGATGAAGAAGGAGTTAAAGAGAGTGGTAACGACACCATTGAGGACGATGAGCTTGTTTTACCTAACAGGAATTTGAGGAGCCGTTGTGAAGAACCGTCACTCACATCGCCAAGAAAATCACCACGTTTAATGGCACAAG aACCAGTACGGAGTTTGCGACAGAGCACACTAGCCAAGCGTTCGAATGTTGCACCTCTTGTTAATACCAAGAAATCATCTGTAAAAAGTGGATCTGCTCCAAAAACTGGacagaaacaagagaaaagcCCAGCTAAAGAGGGAGATGTTGCTGCACCCTTGAAAGAGCAGCCTAAAGAAGTTAGGCGTAGTACAAGACGATCAGGACAGATAGAAggaactgcagcagcagtaacagcatcccaaagtaataaaaaatgtcttcctggTCCCGAAGAGGTGAAGGAAATAAAGTCTGAAACCTTTGAGCTGGCAAAAGTTGAGGAAACATCCCAAGAGTTAAGTTGTGCTAATTTAGCAGAAGCCTGTTCTCCTCCTggagaaacaaaggaaataacAGAGGTTGCAACGAAGACTGAATCTGGGAACTTTGAGTCAGTTTGTTCGGTATCTGCAGATACTGAAATTACTGcagttaaaaatgaagcaaatgatGTGATTGACTCAATGGGCTCTGAAAcctctttggaagaaaagactgaaaataaaacagaggaattggagaagaaaacagaagagcatgATCAAAGTGGGGTAACTGGAAAAGCTAATGATCCATCTAGTGCTTGCGTGAATGCAAGTGAAATTTGTAAGACCTTTTCAAATTTGTCCAGCTCTGTAGAAGAGGGGGTTGATTGTAGTTTAGGTTCCCACAATGTGGAAGTTCCTGATGAAAATACATTGTCAGTAAAGGAATGCATAACAGAGCCTGTAGACGATGACCAGGGAGTGGAGAAAACTGTAACTTCATCCGAGAAACTATTGGACAGTACAGAGTTTGATAATAAAGACTTGAAAAGCAAAGAGTTTACTTACACTGACCCAGGAAATAGCATTTCGGAAAACACTGTTTCTGACCAAACAAGCCCAAATGTACAGCAGCAGATCAGCGGTACTAAAGTAGAAGGCCCTGAGGCATCAAAATTTCAAGAGGATGATAAACAAATTAGCATATCatcaaaatgtgaaaagaaTGTTAGGCCCCGGCATAGTAAATCTTTAATACAGGATAAGCAAAATCTGACTGCAGGTACTCGACAGAAATCAGGTACAGTGCAACAGGAAATAATGCGTTCAAGAACAAGAGCTGGTCTTACTGTTTCAGGTCTTCACAGTCCATCTTCAGCAAGTCTGAAGCGGAATGCGGATGAGCAAGAGAGTCATCAGCATCCGAATAACCCAGTCAAAATTAGGAAGAAACAGTCTGATCTGGGTTTGAAAGCAAAGAGCTGTGTTCCAGGGATAACTGTAAAAAAGCAGACCAATAcaatgctgaagaaaataccCCGAGTCCAGGCTTCTGGGCAAGTACAGAAGTCATCAATTCAAAGAGCAAGTGAGAAATCTCCTACTCATCAAAGTTGTTCTAAAGATACCCACCACTCCGTGCACTCATTATCAGGGCATGTTTCAAATCTTGGTCAGAAGCAAGCCCCCCAGGGTCAGAAACACCAGCTTGCAACTGTGCTAAAAACAAACAGCTCCACAAAGGAAGAGGCAGAGACAAAAGATCCCCCTGTTGTAGAACATGTGAAGGAggatgataaagaaaaaaacaaatcaaaaagaaTTGATAAGAATCTCCAACCTCGCCAGAGAAGAAGTAGCAAAAGTCTTTCACTTGATGAACCTCCGTTGTTCATTCCAGATAACATTTCAACTGTTAAACGGGAAGGCTTGGAACATACTTCTGCTAGTGAAAGCAAATATGTTTGGGTGCCCAACAAGCAGTGTGGCTTTTGCAAAAAGCCACATGGCAACAG gtttatGGTAGGCTGTGGTAGATGCGATGATTGGTTTCATGGTGATTGTGTTGGACTGAGTCTTTCTCAAGCGCAGCAGATGGGCGAAGAAGATAAagaatatgtgtgtgtgaaatgctgtgctgaagaagacaaaaaaatggaGTGTTTTGATCAAAGTGTACCAGATACTCAAGTGAAACTTGAAATccatagagaagaaaaagcaatggagTGTGAAAAACTGGGCACGTCGAAGCAAACACCTACTTGTAATCTAAATGTACcaactgaaaaaacaaagcaaacagagGACGTTGGGAAGCACAAAGTCAAAATCTTCAGACGG GAATCTGGTGATGGGAAGAACTTGTCAGACTCCAGAGACTTGGATACTAAAAAAGGGCAACATGTTCCTGCTCGAAAAGGATCACAAACTGCTGTAATTCCTCGGCGGTCCcctgaagataaaaatgaaaaaataagtaaagaaTCCCTTAGTGTGGTTGAAAGGTCCACAAAATCAG GTGTTCAtgagaaacaagaaattaagaaaaagaaaaatgagaaaggatCCATTAGTGCAACACACctgccagctgtgccagctTCCAAACCTTCTGCTGATCAGATAAGACAAAGTGTCAAGCAGTCTCTTAAGGAAATTCTGATGAAAAG ACTGACAGACTCCAGTTTAAAGATTCCtgaggagagagcagcaaaagTTGCCACAAGGATTGAGAgagagctgttttctttttttcggGACACTGACTCGAAGTATAAGAACAAATACAGAAGTTTAATGTTCAATCTGAAAGATCCTAAAAATAAT aTATTATTTAAGAAAGTACTGAAAGGAGAGGTTACTCCAGACCATCTAATAAAAATGAGCCCAGAAGAACTGGCTTCCAAAGAACTGGCTGCttggagacagagagagaacagaCAC ACAATTGAAATGATCGAGAAAGAACAGAGGGAAGTTGAAAGAAGACCTATCACAAAAATTACTCACAAAGGAGAAATAGAAATTGAAAGTGAAACACCAATAAAAGAACAAGAAGAAGTCATGGAAATTCAG GAACCTAATGTGAAGTTGTTTGAGAAGTCAGAAGAAGCTGACAAAGATAAAGAAGTAAATGAATCTGCATCTCCGGACACCACAAGTCAACATAAAAATCATCTCTTCGATCTTAACTGCAAAATCTGCATAG GCCGAATGGCACCACCTACTGATGATCTTTCTGCGAAAAAAGTGAAAGTGTCCGTTGGAGTTGCACGGAAGCAGTCGGACAATGAAGCAGAGAGCATTGCAGACGCGCTTTCTTCAACATCAAGTATTTTAGCTTCGGAATTACTGGAAGATGACAAGCAAGACTCATCAAAATCGTCATTCACACCTCTCCCAAA GTCAGAAACGCCTGGTACCGTGGAATGTGAAAGTCTGTTTCTGGCACGCCTGAATTTCATCTGGAAGGGTTTTATCAATATGCCTTCAGTGGCAAAGTTTGTTATTAAGGCTTATCCAGTTTCTGGCTCTTTTGAGTATTTAACGGAG GATTTGCCTGATAGTATTCAAGTAGGCGGCAGGATATCACCTCACACTGTCTGGGAGTATGTAGAAAAAATCAAAGCTTCAGGGACCAAG GAGATCTGTGTAGTTCGCTTTACCCCAGTAACTGAAGAGGATCAGATATCCTATGCGTTGTTGTTTGCCTATTTCAGCAGTAGAAAACGTTACGGTGTAGCGGCCAATAACATGAAGCAAGTGAAAGATTTGTACCTCATCCCTTTAGGTTCCTCAGATAAAGTCCCACATCATCTTGTGCCTTTTGATGGGCCTG GGATTGAAATACATCGACCAAATTTATTACTGGGATTGATAATTCGCCAGAAAATGAAGAGGCAGATTACTGCTGTTGCAAGTGTTACTAGTAGTTTCGTGGATGAAGCTTCTGAAAGTACCTTGAGTAACTTGCCACccgagaagaaaagcaagccaaaCAAACCTGAAGTCTCTCATCATGAGTTGGCactagaagaagaagaagaaaatgatttttttaattccttcacaACTGTGCTACACAAGCAGAGAAATAAACCTCAGCAATCTAATATAGAAGACGTTCCAGCAGTTATCGAACCATTGGTTGAAAGTACCAAACACGAGCCACCGAAGCCTCTCAGATTCCTTCCTGGAGTCCTGGTTGGATGGGAGAATCAGCCTTCTACTCTGGAGCTAGCAAATAAACCGTTGCCAGTGGATGATATTCTTCAAAGCCTGTTGGGTACGACAGGGCAGGCGTATGAACACAGCAAGTCAGAAGTGAGTCCCAGTGAAGACATACCATTATTAAATGAGCAGGCAACCCTACGAGAAGAAAACATGGATGTTGCTGATGTAACTACTGAAGGTAGTGAAGCAAAGACTGGTTTGGATGATCCACAAGAATCCACTAATGCTGCTGTAACTGTGGATGCAGCGGCTGTAGGGACCTCAGGTTCTGCAAGAAGTGCTGCATCTTTGATAGGGCTGAGTCTTAAGGGGAAACCTCCAGATGTCTCCACAGAAGCATTTTTAGCAAATTTATCTGCTCAGTCACAGaataaagaaactgaagaaagtaaagaaaatgacCCAAAGCGGCAGTTAACTGACAAAGATAATGTTGCACAGGAAGTTAGAAGGACCACAAAttccagcttttcttcttcctcatcaaatgcagggaaaaaacccaatgaGAACAACGTTAATGTAGGCTCTGCTGAAGGTACCACAGCTAATACCTCTAAATCACCACCATTTATTAACCTTAAGAGAGACCCACGACAGGCAGCCGGACGAAGCCAGCAGACTAATGCTTCGGAAAACAAGGAAGGAGACGTTAGCAGAAATGAAGACCGACAGAATGCTTCAGGAAATGATCAAGTGGAACCAGAGAATAAACAGTCTTCTGGAGAAGTGGGCTTAAACCTGTATCAAGGTGATGCGCAAACCAGCGAGATGCAGTACAGTtcagctgcagcaaaagcagataACACGGTCGCATCACAAGTGGAAGACGCCAAACACTCACAGGAAGATGCACTGATGCAAAACATTGAAACAGTGAACTCCTTTAGAAGAGGACCAGCAGCAACGTCATCTCATTTTGAAACCGAAAACTCTTCTCGTGCTGAATTTATTTCCAAAGTCCCAAGCCCTATTCCAAGTGGCAGCTTCTCATCTGTTAGACCTCCGCAGCAGAATTTTCAGCATCCTAAATCTAATCCACCTGGATTTCAATTTCAGGCTCCTGCACCTCATAACTTCCCTCCACAAAACAACCCGATGTTTGGATTTCCTCCTCATTTACCACCTCcgcttctccctcctcctggctttggctttcctcaAAACCCAATGATGCCATGGCCACCAGTAGCTCATTTATCAGGTCAGCCACCACACTACGCTGGACCCATTGCACAAGGGCTACCAGTGGCACACAAACAATCAAGATTTTTGGGGccagaaaatttttttcagagtaaagACAGCAGGAGACCGGAAAGACGCCACAGCGATCCTTGGGGCAGACAAGAACAGCATTTGGAGAGAGGGTtcagtagaggaaaaaatgatCAACATCGACAAAGATTTTACAGTGAATCCCATCACcaaaagaaagacagacatgAAAAAGAGTGGAACAACGAAAAATACTGGGAGCAAGATTCTGAAAGAAATAGACGCAGAGACAGAAaccaggaaaaagagagagagaggaagagtagagaggaaggacagagagacaaagaaagatTGCGATCTCCACACAGTGATAGGGCTGCTGATGGAAAAAGCCCCAGAGAGACtagaaatccagaaaaaaagacgGAGAAGCCTAAAAGTGAAGATCAGGCTCATGAAAAAGataaggagagggagaaaagtaAAGAGAAGCATAGAGAACGAGAAAGTGAAAAGAACAGAGAGAGACATAGGGACCACAGTGACAGAACTAAAAGCAAAAGGTAA